A DNA window from Hordeum vulgare subsp. vulgare chromosome 1H, MorexV3_pseudomolecules_assembly, whole genome shotgun sequence contains the following coding sequences:
- the LOC123403765 gene encoding putative 12-oxophytodienoate reductase 5 translates to MEPIPLLTPYKMGQLDLAHRIVLAPLTRQRSYGNVPQPHAAVYYSQRAIAGGLLITEATGVSDTAQGYRDTPGVWTTEHVEAWKPIVDAVHAKGALIFCQIWHVGRVSTYEYQPGGAAPLSCTEKGVGPQMSYDGRLEEFAPPRRLKVDEIPAIVDDFRKAARNAIDAGFDGVEIHGANGYLIEQFLKDSANDRTDEYGGSIENRCRFALEVVDAVVKEVGGHRVGIRLSPFTDYMDCHDSDPHALALHMSTKLNDYNILYLHMVEPRMAIVDGRRVVPKRLLPYREAFNGTFMANGGYDREEGGKVIAEGYTDLVSFGRSFLANPDLPKRFETDAELNKYDRMTFYISDPVVGYTDYPFLE, encoded by the exons ATGGAGCCCATCCCTCTCCTGACGCCGTACAAGATGGGCCAGCTCGACCTTGCCCATCGGATCGTTCTGGCCCCGCTCACCCGCCAGCGCTCCTACGGCAACGTGCCGCAGCCACACGCTGCAGTGTACTACTCCCAGCGTGCCATTGCCGGTGGGTTGCTCATCACCGAGGCCACCGGCGTCTCCGACACGGCACAGGGATACCGCGATACGCCAGGCGTGTGGACGACAGAGCACGTCGAGGCATGGAAGCCCATCGTCGATGCCGTGCACGCCAAGGGCGCGCTCATCTTCTGCCAGATCTGGCATGTCGGCCGCGTGTCCACCTATGAGTATCAGCCCGGTGGGGCAGCGCCTCTGTCGTGCACGGAGAAGGGGGTGGGCCCACAGATGAGCTATGACGGGAGGCTGGAGGAGTTCGCGCCGCCGAGGAGGCTCAAGGTCGACGAGATACCGGCCATCGTCGATGATTTCAGGAAGGCGGCCAGGAACGCCATTGATGCCG GTTTTGACGGCGTGGAGATCCATGGGGCGAATGGGTACCTCATCGAGCAGTTCCTCAAGGACAGTGCGAATGACCGCACCGATGAGTATGGTGGCAGCATAGAAAACCGATGCCGCTTTGCTCTCGAGGTGGTCGATGCCGTTGTGAAGGAGGTTGGTGGCCACCGTGTGGGCATCCGCCTCTCCCCCTTCACCGACTACATGGACTGCCATGACTCCGATCCGCATGCCCTTGCCCTTCACATGTCCACAAAGCTCAACGATTACAACATCCTCTATCTTCACATGGTCGAGCCGAGGATGGCCATCGTCGATGGACGACGGGTGGTCCCGAAGCGCTTGCTGCCATACAGGGAAGCGTTCAATGGTACATTTATGGCCAATGGCGGGTATGACCGCGAGGAAGGGGGCAAGGTGATTGCAGAGGGATACACTGATTTGGTCTCCTTCGGGCGATCGTTCCTCGCGAACCCAGACCTGCCAAAGAGGTTCGAGACCGATGCGGAGCTAAACAAGTACGATAGGATGACCTTCTACATCTCCGACCCTGTCGTCGGTTACACCGACTACCCCTTCCTCGAGTAA